One window of Sphingomonas sp. KC8 genomic DNA carries:
- the fliQ gene encoding flagellar biosynthesis protein FliQ has protein sequence MADPDYFVGVAQQALWVLALASAPILIPALAAGLILGMIQAATSINEQTLSFVPKLIIVGIALAIFGGAILLLVADFARDMFARIPDLMR, from the coding sequence ACCCCGATTATTTCGTCGGCGTGGCGCAGCAGGCCTTGTGGGTGCTGGCTCTGGCTTCCGCGCCGATCCTGATCCCGGCACTGGCCGCCGGCCTGATCCTCGGTATGATCCAGGCCGCGACATCGATCAACGAACAGACGCTGAGTTTCGTGCCCAAGCTGATCATCGTCGGCATCGCGCTGGCCATTTTCGGCGGAGCGATCCTGTTGCTGGTCGCGGATTTCGCCCGCGACATGTTCGCGCGTATCCCGGATCTGATGCGATGA